In a genomic window of Phragmites australis chromosome 14, lpPhrAust1.1, whole genome shotgun sequence:
- the LOC133891125 gene encoding eukaryotic translation initiation factor 6-2, producing MATRIQFENNCEVGVFSKLTNAYCLVAIGGSENFYSAFESELADAIPVVKTSIGGTRIIGRLCVGNKNGLLLPHTTTDQELQHLRNCLPDQVVVQRIDERLSALGNCVACNDHVALTHPDLDKETEELIADVLGVEVFRQTIAGNILVGSYCTFSNRGGLVHPHTSIEDLDELSTLLQVPLVAGTVNRGSEVIAAGMTVNDWTAFCGSDTTATELSVIESVFKLREGQPTAIVDDMRKSLIDSYV from the exons ATGGCGACCC GTATTCAGTTTGAGAACAATTGTGAAGTTGGTGTTTTCTCCAAGCTGACGAATGCTTACTGTCTGGTAGCAATTGGAGGGTCAGAGAACTTCTACAG CGCGTTTGAGTCTGAGCTCGCAGATGCCATTCCTGTGGTCAAGACATCAATAGGTGGCACTAGAATAATCGGTCGACTCTGTGTTG GAAACAAGAATGGACTTCTCTTGCCACACACTACTACTGACCAAG AGCTTCAGCATCTGAGGAATTGCTTGCCTGATCAAGTGGTTGTTCAGCGTATTGATGAGAGGTTGTCAGCCCTCGGCAATTGTGTAGCCTGTAATGACCATGTTGCTCTTACACACCCTGACCTTGACAAG GAGACTGAGGAGCTTATTGCTGATGTGCTTGGTGTTGAGGTGTTCCGGCAGACCATCGCAGGAAATATCCTTGTGGGGAGTTACTGCACGTTCTCTAACAGGGGTGGCTTG GTCCACCCACATACCTCCATTGAAGACCTTGATGAATTATCGACGCTCCTGCAAGTCCCACTTGTTGCTGGAACTGTGAACAGAGGCAGTGAGGTCATTGCTGCAGGCATGACAGTGAACGACTGGACTGCATTTTGTGGCTCAGACACAACGGCCACCGAGCTCTCGGTCATTGAAAGCGTCTTCAAGCTGAGAGAAGGGCAGCCCACCGCGATTGTCGATGACATGAGGAAGTCTCTGATAGACAGTTATGTGTAA
- the LOC133891124 gene encoding thymidylate kinase-like isoform X1: MTTLVRLAGRAAYWRRSGKSAAPGGLGLFTQRQRAFQGVRMENWSGKSGRGALVVLEGLDRSGKSSQCARLLSFLESKGCQAEGWRFPDRGTSVGQMISAYLANESQLDDRTIHLLFSANRWEKRDLMESKLLSGTTLIVDRYSYSGVAFSAAKGLDLEWCKAPEVGLLAPDLVIYLDVQPEKAAERGGYGGERYEKIEFQKRVAEHYHSLHDSTWKVVDGSLPMETVEEQLRELATSCIQECQGKPLANLAW, encoded by the exons ATGACTACATTGGTTCGGCTCGCCGGAAGAGCAGCTTATTGGAGGAG GAGTGGAAAATCGGCGGCTCCGGGTGGCCTTGGCTTGTTTACACAGCGTCAGAGAGCGTTTCAGGGTGTAAGAATGGAGAATTGGAGCGGCAAGAGCGGGCGTGGTGCTCTGGTGGTCTTGGAAGGGCTTGACCGGAGTGGAAAATCGTCTCAGTGTGCTCGGCTGCTCTCCTTCCTGGAAAGCAAAGGTTGCCAAGCTGAAGGGTGGCGGTTCCCTGATAGAGGCACTAGTGTTGGGCAGATGATATCTGCATACCTCGCAAATGAGTCACAGCTTGATGATAGGACGATTCACCTGCTTTTCAGCGCAAATCGCTGGGAGAAAAG AGATTTGATGGAAAGCAAGCTACTCAGTGGAACTACTCTCATCGTTGACCGCTATTCTTATTCTGGAGTGGCATTTTCAGCTGCCAAGGGACTTGACCTTGAGTGGTGCAAG GCTCCAGAAGTTGGACTTTTAGCTCCAGATCTTGTAATATATCTGGATGTACAACCAGAG AAAGCGGCTGAAAGAGGAGGCTATGGGGGTGAGCGATATGAAAAGATTGAGTTCCAAAAGAGGGTTGCAGAGCATTACCATTCACTGCATGATTCAACATGGAAG GTTGTCGACGGTTCCCTTCCCATGGAGACTGTTGAAGAACAGCTGAGAGAACTTGCTACGAGCTGCATTCAGGAATGCCAAGGGAAGCCACTTGCCAATCTGGCTTGGTGA
- the LOC133891124 gene encoding thymidylate kinase-like isoform X2 gives MENWSGKSGRGALVVLEGLDRSGKSSQCARLLSFLESKGCQAEGWRFPDRGTSVGQMISAYLANESQLDDRTIHLLFSANRWEKRDLMESKLLSGTTLIVDRYSYSGVAFSAAKGLDLEWCKAPEVGLLAPDLVIYLDVQPEKAAERGGYGGERYEKIEFQKRVAEHYHSLHDSTWKVVDGSLPMETVEEQLRELATSCIQECQGKPLANLAW, from the exons ATGGAGAATTGGAGCGGCAAGAGCGGGCGTGGTGCTCTGGTGGTCTTGGAAGGGCTTGACCGGAGTGGAAAATCGTCTCAGTGTGCTCGGCTGCTCTCCTTCCTGGAAAGCAAAGGTTGCCAAGCTGAAGGGTGGCGGTTCCCTGATAGAGGCACTAGTGTTGGGCAGATGATATCTGCATACCTCGCAAATGAGTCACAGCTTGATGATAGGACGATTCACCTGCTTTTCAGCGCAAATCGCTGGGAGAAAAG AGATTTGATGGAAAGCAAGCTACTCAGTGGAACTACTCTCATCGTTGACCGCTATTCTTATTCTGGAGTGGCATTTTCAGCTGCCAAGGGACTTGACCTTGAGTGGTGCAAG GCTCCAGAAGTTGGACTTTTAGCTCCAGATCTTGTAATATATCTGGATGTACAACCAGAG AAAGCGGCTGAAAGAGGAGGCTATGGGGGTGAGCGATATGAAAAGATTGAGTTCCAAAAGAGGGTTGCAGAGCATTACCATTCACTGCATGATTCAACATGGAAG GTTGTCGACGGTTCCCTTCCCATGGAGACTGTTGAAGAACAGCTGAGAGAACTTGCTACGAGCTGCATTCAGGAATGCCAAGGGAAGCCACTTGCCAATCTGGCTTGGTGA